A stretch of the Bacillota bacterium genome encodes the following:
- a CDS encoding sugar transferase translates to MERFIKRGFDIVASLSLLILLLPLFIFLALLVRLSMGSPVLFRQKRPGLHGRPFTMLKFRTMTDARDERGALRPDQDRLTPVGRFLRSTSLDELPELLNVLRGEMSLVGPRPLLMEYLDRYTPEQARRHEVKPGITGWAQVNGRNALTWEEKFKLDVWYVDNWSLLLDFKILWLTLVKVVKREGISAEGCATMPEFKGRKGVGF, encoded by the coding sequence ATGGAACGCTTTATCAAGCGCGGGTTCGATATAGTTGCGTCTCTGTCATTGTTAATCCTATTACTCCCTCTTTTCATATTTCTTGCGCTTCTTGTACGCCTGAGCATGGGATCGCCAGTATTGTTCCGGCAAAAACGGCCAGGTCTTCATGGCCGACCTTTTACCATGCTCAAGTTCCGCACAATGACCGATGCGCGTGACGAGAGGGGGGCACTTCGCCCTGACCAAGACCGACTCACCCCTGTGGGCAGGTTCCTGCGCAGCACCAGCCTGGATGAATTGCCCGAGCTTCTCAACGTCCTGCGCGGAGAGATGAGCCTTGTCGGCCCAAGACCGCTCTTGATGGAATATCTCGACCGCTACACCCCCGAGCAGGCGCGGCGCCACGAAGTCAAACCCGGCATTACAGGGTGGGCGCAGGTAAACGGCCGCAATGCCCTAACCTGGGAGGAGAAATTCAAGCTTGACGTCTGGTATGTAGACAACTGGAGCCTTTTGCTTGATTTTAAGATCCTCTGGCTCACTTTGGTCAAGGTTGTAAAACGTGAAGGCATC